The following are from one region of the Canis lupus familiaris isolate Mischka breed German Shepherd chromosome 30, alternate assembly UU_Cfam_GSD_1.0, whole genome shotgun sequence genome:
- the LOC119866817 gene encoding uncharacterized protein LOC119866817 isoform X1, translating to MGRRSPRSGRPGHVSPRHAPCGRRAGRPRPLGGRGEGGEGGEDAERSADGGRRETPGARGGDRVVWFRRGASQDGAGRMCCQSQPAASSSRSPPPLMLGHLLGIAPRSPAPEAKVCSYCERSAIAWALGAGRRTPRNKTGPCTCSRSSEPGGPRFTPWAAEKHPQSLHFRQHTWKGWVDEPAKGPYFIGGGRTLHAPRPPCV from the exons ATGGGCCGCCGCTCTCCCCGCTCCGGCCGGCCGGGCCACGTGAGCCCCCG CCACGCCCCCTGCGGCCGCCGCGCGGGGAGGCCACGCCCCCTGggcggccgcggggagggcggggagggcggggaggatgCGGAGCGCTCCGCGGACGGGGGGCGCCGCGAAACGCCGGGGGCCCGCGGAGGGGACCGGGTGGTCTGGTTCCGCCGCGGCGCATCCCAGGATGGCGCAGGTCGGATGTGCTGCCAGAGCCAGCCGGCGGCCTCCTCCTCCCGTTCCCCGCCTCCGCTGATGCTTGGTCATCTCCTGGGAATCGCCCCCAGGTCCCCTGCCCCCGAAGCAAAAGTCTGTTCGTACTGCGAGCGCTCAGCCATTGCTTGGGCTTTGGGTGCAGGGAGGAGAACGCCCAGAAATAAGACCGGCCCTTGCACCTGCTCTCGTAGCAGCGAGCCCGGGGGTCCACGCTTTACTCCCTGGGCAGCTGAGAAGCATCCCCAGAGCTTGCATTTTAGGCAGCACACGTGGAAGGGCTGGGTGGATGAACCAGCTAAGGGGCCCTATTTTATTGGGGGTGGAAG GACTCTGCATGCGCCAAGGCCCCCCTGTGTGTGA
- the TMEM202 gene encoding transmembrane protein 202 isoform X1 produces MVAFSTLAGSRLRWGPGTFAVGPVGTGRARGLTAWDGFTSRGKWSKKGSRGRMLHAEPWLADWFLSLRRLTWSLPPGVGAREGIPFRLLAILNSHHKLLSPEDIRLAFLFAVRELCFIHLYTPGPNTKPDTATADKPTLPINQHPSDSMPPQRQQQHVDQIHIYIRMLCVSLCGFGLLMLTGTSSLNWVQFLVIKNGLELYAGLWITCNHELCWSHTPKSPYYLQFSRAFFLISVFATLVALVWLISSCLSRRGSITTNLDLKVSILSFISAISLLLCLVLFLAQVYWHAKDALEPDLLWTYHINWWSDFLYMFSGIISFLNYMTFSFLSLDRNVSAIPIEKSRLGVGPVTTVLPDEDGGKLSPEKESPTEEVKTDSRMEL; encoded by the exons ATGGTAGCTTTCAGCACCCTGGCTGGCAGCCGCCTGCGCTGGGGTCCTGGCACCTTCGCAGTGGGCCCTGTGGGCACTGGCAGGGCCAGGGGCCTAACAGCCTGGGATGGCTTCACgagcagagggaaatggagcAAGAAAGGAAGCAGAGGGCGGATGCTGCATGCCGAACCGTGGCTGGCAGATTGGTTCCTCAGCCTGCGGAGACTTACCTGGAGCCTTCCACCTGGCGTTGGGGCAAGAGAGGGAATTCCATTCAGACTACTGGCAATCTTGAATTCTCACCACAAGCTATTGAGTCCTGAAGATATCCGGTTAGCTTTTTTATTTGCCGTTAGAGAGCTgtgtttcattcatctttataCCCCCGGACCTAACACAAAGCCTGACACAGCAACTGCTGACAAG CCTACTCTCCCCATCAACCAACATCCGAGTGACTCGATGCCAccccagaggcagcagcagcatGTGGATCAGATACACATCTACATCCGAATGCTCTGTGTCAGCCTGTGTGGCTTTGGTCTCCTAATGCTGACCGGCACGTCCTCACTGAACTGGGTGCAGTTCCTGGTGATCAAGAATGGCCTTGAGCTCTACGCAGGACTCTGGATCACATGCAACCATGAGCTGTGCTGGAGCCACACACCCAAGTCACCCT ATTACCTTCAGTTTTCCAGGGCTTTCTTCCTCATCTCTGTCTTTGCCACACTTGTTGCCCTTGTCTGGCTCATCAGTTCTTGCCTGTCTAGAAGAGGAAGCATAACCACCAACTTGGATCTGAAGGTATCCATACTCAGCTTCATCTCAG CCATCTCCTTGCTCCTCTGCCTCGTCCTATTTCTGGCACAGGTTTACTGGCATGCTAAGGATGCCTTGGAGCCAGATCTCCTCTGGACCTATCATATTAATTGGTGGAGTGACTTCTTATACATGTTTTCTG GGATCATCTCCTTCCTCAACTATATGACTTTCAGCTTTCTTTCCCTTGATCGAAATGTCAGTGCAATTCCCATAGAGAAGTCAAGACTGGGGGTTGGTCCAGTGACTACAGTATTACCTGATGAAGATGGTGGAAAGTTAAGCCCTGAAAAGGAATCTCCAACTGAGGAAGTGAAAACAGACTCAAGAATGGAACTGTGA
- the TMEM202 gene encoding uncharacterized protein TMEM202 isoform X4 → MVAFSTLAGSRLRWGPGTFAVGPVGTGRARGLTAWDGFTSRGKWSKKGSRGRMLHAEPWLADWFLSLRRLTWSLPPGVGAREGIPFRLLAILNSHHKLLSPEDIRLAFLFAVRELCFIHLYTPGPNTKPDTATADKPTLPINQHPSDSMPPQRQQQHVDQIHIYIRMLCVSLCGFGLLMLTGTSSLNWVQFLVIKNGLELYAGLWITCNHELCWSHTPKSPWIISFLNYMTFSFLSLDRNVSAIPIEKSRLGVGPVTTVLPDEDGGKLSPEKESPTEEVKTDSRMEL, encoded by the exons ATGGTAGCTTTCAGCACCCTGGCTGGCAGCCGCCTGCGCTGGGGTCCTGGCACCTTCGCAGTGGGCCCTGTGGGCACTGGCAGGGCCAGGGGCCTAACAGCCTGGGATGGCTTCACgagcagagggaaatggagcAAGAAAGGAAGCAGAGGGCGGATGCTGCATGCCGAACCGTGGCTGGCAGATTGGTTCCTCAGCCTGCGGAGACTTACCTGGAGCCTTCCACCTGGCGTTGGGGCAAGAGAGGGAATTCCATTCAGACTACTGGCAATCTTGAATTCTCACCACAAGCTATTGAGTCCTGAAGATATCCGGTTAGCTTTTTTATTTGCCGTTAGAGAGCTgtgtttcattcatctttataCCCCCGGACCTAACACAAAGCCTGACACAGCAACTGCTGACAAG CCTACTCTCCCCATCAACCAACATCCGAGTGACTCGATGCCAccccagaggcagcagcagcatGTGGATCAGATACACATCTACATCCGAATGCTCTGTGTCAGCCTGTGTGGCTTTGGTCTCCTAATGCTGACCGGCACGTCCTCACTGAACTGGGTGCAGTTCCTGGTGATCAAGAATGGCCTTGAGCTCTACGCAGGACTCTGGATCACATGCAACCATGAGCTGTGCTGGAGCCACACACCCAAGTCACCCT GGATCATCTCCTTCCTCAACTATATGACTTTCAGCTTTCTTTCCCTTGATCGAAATGTCAGTGCAATTCCCATAGAGAAGTCAAGACTGGGGGTTGGTCCAGTGACTACAGTATTACCTGATGAAGATGGTGGAAAGTTAAGCCCTGAAAAGGAATCTCCAACTGAGGAAGTGAAAACAGACTCAAGAATGGAACTGTGA
- the TMEM202 gene encoding transmembrane protein 202 isoform X2: MVAFSTLAGSRLRWGPGTFAVGPVGTGRARGLTAWDGFTSRGKWSKKGSRGRMLHAEPWLADWFLSLRRLTWSLPPGVGAREGIPFRLLAILNSHHKLLSPEDIRLAFLFAVRELCFIHLYTPGPNTKPDTATADKPTLPINQHPSDSMPPQRQQQHVDQIHIYIRMLCVSLCGFGLLMLTGTSSLNWVQFLVIKNGLELYAGLWITCNHELCWSHTPKSPYYLQFSRAFFLISVFATLVALVWLISSCLSRRGSITTNLDLKVYWHAKDALEPDLLWTYHINWWSDFLYMFSGIISFLNYMTFSFLSLDRNVSAIPIEKSRLGVGPVTTVLPDEDGGKLSPEKESPTEEVKTDSRMEL, translated from the exons ATGGTAGCTTTCAGCACCCTGGCTGGCAGCCGCCTGCGCTGGGGTCCTGGCACCTTCGCAGTGGGCCCTGTGGGCACTGGCAGGGCCAGGGGCCTAACAGCCTGGGATGGCTTCACgagcagagggaaatggagcAAGAAAGGAAGCAGAGGGCGGATGCTGCATGCCGAACCGTGGCTGGCAGATTGGTTCCTCAGCCTGCGGAGACTTACCTGGAGCCTTCCACCTGGCGTTGGGGCAAGAGAGGGAATTCCATTCAGACTACTGGCAATCTTGAATTCTCACCACAAGCTATTGAGTCCTGAAGATATCCGGTTAGCTTTTTTATTTGCCGTTAGAGAGCTgtgtttcattcatctttataCCCCCGGACCTAACACAAAGCCTGACACAGCAACTGCTGACAAG CCTACTCTCCCCATCAACCAACATCCGAGTGACTCGATGCCAccccagaggcagcagcagcatGTGGATCAGATACACATCTACATCCGAATGCTCTGTGTCAGCCTGTGTGGCTTTGGTCTCCTAATGCTGACCGGCACGTCCTCACTGAACTGGGTGCAGTTCCTGGTGATCAAGAATGGCCTTGAGCTCTACGCAGGACTCTGGATCACATGCAACCATGAGCTGTGCTGGAGCCACACACCCAAGTCACCCT ATTACCTTCAGTTTTCCAGGGCTTTCTTCCTCATCTCTGTCTTTGCCACACTTGTTGCCCTTGTCTGGCTCATCAGTTCTTGCCTGTCTAGAAGAGGAAGCATAACCACCAACTTGGATCTGAAG GTTTACTGGCATGCTAAGGATGCCTTGGAGCCAGATCTCCTCTGGACCTATCATATTAATTGGTGGAGTGACTTCTTATACATGTTTTCTG GGATCATCTCCTTCCTCAACTATATGACTTTCAGCTTTCTTTCCCTTGATCGAAATGTCAGTGCAATTCCCATAGAGAAGTCAAGACTGGGGGTTGGTCCAGTGACTACAGTATTACCTGATGAAGATGGTGGAAAGTTAAGCCCTGAAAAGGAATCTCCAACTGAGGAAGTGAAAACAGACTCAAGAATGGAACTGTGA
- the TMEM202 gene encoding transmembrane protein 202 isoform X3, producing the protein MEKREQLVLTFYNPKVPKLKGNRNYQRPTLPINQHPSDSMPPQRQQQHVDQIHIYIRMLCVSLCGFGLLMLTGTSSLNWVQFLVIKNGLELYAGLWITCNHELCWSHTPKSPYYLQFSRAFFLISVFATLVALVWLISSCLSRRGSITTNLDLKVSILSFISAISLLLCLVLFLAQVYWHAKDALEPDLLWTYHINWWSDFLYMFSGIISFLNYMTFSFLSLDRNVSAIPIEKSRLGVGPVTTVLPDEDGGKLSPEKESPTEEVKTDSRMEL; encoded by the exons atggagaagagggaacaATTAGTCTTGACCTTCTATAATCCTAAGGTTCCCAAACTTAAGGGGAACCGGAACTACCAAAGG CCTACTCTCCCCATCAACCAACATCCGAGTGACTCGATGCCAccccagaggcagcagcagcatGTGGATCAGATACACATCTACATCCGAATGCTCTGTGTCAGCCTGTGTGGCTTTGGTCTCCTAATGCTGACCGGCACGTCCTCACTGAACTGGGTGCAGTTCCTGGTGATCAAGAATGGCCTTGAGCTCTACGCAGGACTCTGGATCACATGCAACCATGAGCTGTGCTGGAGCCACACACCCAAGTCACCCT ATTACCTTCAGTTTTCCAGGGCTTTCTTCCTCATCTCTGTCTTTGCCACACTTGTTGCCCTTGTCTGGCTCATCAGTTCTTGCCTGTCTAGAAGAGGAAGCATAACCACCAACTTGGATCTGAAGGTATCCATACTCAGCTTCATCTCAG CCATCTCCTTGCTCCTCTGCCTCGTCCTATTTCTGGCACAGGTTTACTGGCATGCTAAGGATGCCTTGGAGCCAGATCTCCTCTGGACCTATCATATTAATTGGTGGAGTGACTTCTTATACATGTTTTCTG GGATCATCTCCTTCCTCAACTATATGACTTTCAGCTTTCTTTCCCTTGATCGAAATGTCAGTGCAATTCCCATAGAGAAGTCAAGACTGGGGGTTGGTCCAGTGACTACAGTATTACCTGATGAAGATGGTGGAAAGTTAAGCCCTGAAAAGGAATCTCCAACTGAGGAAGTGAAAACAGACTCAAGAATGGAACTGTGA